The following proteins are encoded in a genomic region of Rubrobacter xylanophilus DSM 9941:
- the mbhE gene encoding hydrogen gas-evolving membrane-bound hydrogenase subunit E has translation MALFAVLAPLVLALLAAPAALLAGASKPAHAAPVGTALAALAFAATLAGWLSGGGSVDVAWVPSWDLRFAVKMDGLAALYSLLATGIGLVVLVYSAGYLPLHLEHQGRPASEGVGFYFFVLLFMGSMVGLAMAQDLILIFLFWDLTAIASYYLIGYDRHREESRASAMMSLLITGITAVLLLVGALLLYASHGTFSVPELAGRVEPGALLASAGLLVLLAAFAKSAQAPFHFWLPRAMAAPTPVSAYLHSAAMVAAGVLLIGRLYPILAQSEALLAVMSAVGLLSMGLGGVLALTRDTLKQLLAYSTVAQYGYVVFMYGLGGRYGAAGAAFYVIAHALAKSALFLSAGAVTEATGEDRLSRLGGLWSKMPLLAASSGLAAAGLAALPLTIGFFKDEFFFAATLERGALFGGLAVLSASVTLAYTWRFWSGIFLGEPLPGGGVRRVPALLVAPVVALGGVALAGGVFAIPFERLAEAAGEASFGSPTPLDATYHAEVLPEYVMALATYALGAAIVVSRPAWARAALGFSRLGKVVGPERVYGLTVHGLNLLSDYVHRLEIRNLRGRVAFVLLPTAALVGAAVLMTPGAAPYWVGPFSAEDAPLMLAMLTVAVVSVATTLARRHVTLALATSSAGFVLAVIYAFYAAPNVVLVAVLIETMLTLLLVATLRLIPYEALHRQAMLPPARLARKVFVTAVAGALAFVVAWGALSQPPPGQTIAEEHIRLAPEAHAANVVTAILADFRALDTLGEITVVALVLLGVATLLGQVPRPQMHAAGGGRPAAAPQPAARVVTRAIARLLYLPALLVAAAILVKGFVETGDGFSAGVVGALGVLLRYLAYGHDEARKLLPVRYATAIAFAGLLVALSVAAAPLLFGGALLTHYPPPGAEPLHLGTLEVMTAVLFDFGVFLLVFGFAVGVVSYFARTIAVRERYATARGGRER, from the coding sequence GTGGCGCTGTTCGCTGTCCTGGCGCCGCTGGTCCTCGCCCTCCTCGCGGCCCCTGCCGCGCTGCTCGCAGGGGCTTCGAAGCCCGCCCATGCGGCGCCGGTGGGGACCGCGCTGGCCGCGCTCGCCTTCGCGGCGACCCTCGCCGGCTGGCTCTCGGGGGGTGGCTCCGTGGACGTGGCCTGGGTGCCGAGCTGGGACTTGCGCTTCGCGGTAAAGATGGACGGGCTGGCAGCGCTCTACTCGCTGCTGGCCACCGGCATCGGGCTCGTGGTGCTCGTCTACTCGGCGGGCTACCTGCCGCTGCACCTCGAGCACCAGGGACGGCCCGCCTCTGAGGGAGTTGGCTTCTACTTCTTCGTGCTGCTCTTCATGGGCTCTATGGTCGGGCTCGCTATGGCCCAGGATCTCATCCTCATCTTCCTGTTCTGGGACCTCACCGCCATAGCCTCCTACTACCTCATCGGCTACGACCGCCACAGGGAGGAGTCGCGGGCCTCGGCCATGATGTCCCTCCTCATCACCGGCATAACGGCGGTGCTGCTGCTCGTCGGGGCGCTCCTCCTCTACGCCTCCCACGGCACCTTCTCCGTGCCCGAGCTTGCCGGAAGGGTAGAGCCCGGGGCGCTGCTTGCGAGCGCCGGGCTCCTCGTCCTGCTCGCCGCCTTCGCCAAGAGCGCCCAGGCGCCCTTCCACTTCTGGCTGCCGCGCGCCATGGCCGCCCCGACGCCGGTCTCGGCCTACCTGCACTCTGCGGCGATGGTGGCCGCGGGCGTCCTGCTCATCGGGCGCCTCTACCCGATCCTCGCGCAGAGCGAGGCCCTGCTCGCCGTGATGTCCGCCGTCGGGCTGCTCTCCATGGGGTTGGGCGGCGTCCTCGCGCTCACCCGCGACACCCTCAAGCAGCTTCTGGCCTACTCCACCGTTGCGCAGTACGGCTACGTGGTCTTCATGTACGGCCTTGGGGGGCGCTACGGCGCCGCGGGGGCCGCCTTCTACGTGATCGCCCACGCGCTGGCCAAGAGCGCGCTCTTTCTCAGCGCCGGGGCGGTGACGGAGGCCACTGGGGAGGACAGGCTGTCCCGCCTGGGGGGGCTGTGGAGCAAGATGCCGCTGCTTGCGGCATCTTCGGGCCTGGCGGCTGCGGGGCTGGCCGCCCTGCCGCTCACGATCGGCTTCTTCAAGGACGAGTTCTTCTTCGCCGCCACGCTCGAGCGGGGCGCGCTCTTCGGTGGGCTTGCGGTTCTGAGTGCGTCCGTTACGCTTGCCTACACCTGGAGGTTCTGGAGCGGCATCTTTCTCGGTGAGCCGCTCCCCGGTGGCGGTGTCCGCCGCGTGCCGGCGCTGCTCGTGGCGCCGGTCGTAGCGCTCGGGGGCGTCGCCCTCGCAGGAGGGGTCTTCGCCATTCCTTTCGAGAGGCTGGCCGAGGCCGCCGGAGAGGCCTCCTTCGGCTCCCCGACCCCGCTGGACGCCACCTACCACGCCGAGGTGCTCCCGGAGTACGTCATGGCGCTCGCCACCTACGCCCTCGGCGCGGCGATAGTGGTCTCGCGCCCGGCGTGGGCGCGCGCCGCGCTGGGGTTTAGCCGTCTCGGGAAGGTCGTGGGCCCCGAGCGCGTCTACGGCCTGACCGTGCACGGGCTCAACCTCCTCTCCGACTACGTCCATCGGCTGGAGATCCGCAACCTGAGGGGCCGCGTCGCTTTCGTGCTCCTGCCGACTGCCGCGCTGGTGGGCGCTGCCGTGCTGATGACCCCCGGAGCCGCCCCCTACTGGGTGGGGCCGTTCTCGGCCGAGGACGCGCCGCTGATGCTGGCGATGCTGACGGTGGCCGTGGTCTCCGTCGCCACGACCCTCGCGCGGCGGCACGTCACGCTCGCGCTGGCGACCTCCAGCGCGGGCTTCGTGCTGGCGGTCATCTACGCGTTCTACGCGGCGCCGAACGTGGTGCTGGTGGCCGTCCTGATCGAGACCATGCTCACGCTGCTGCTCGTCGCTACCCTGAGGCTCATCCCCTACGAGGCCCTGCACCGGCAGGCGATGCTGCCGCCCGCGCGGCTGGCCCGCAAGGTCTTCGTGACGGCGGTCGCCGGCGCCCTGGCCTTCGTCGTCGCCTGGGGGGCGCTCTCGCAGCCGCCGCCCGGGCAGACCATCGCCGAGGAGCACATCCGCCTCGCGCCGGAGGCGCACGCCGCCAACGTCGTTACGGCCATCCTCGCGGACTTCAGGGCCCTGGATACTCTAGGCGAGATCACCGTAGTGGCCCTGGTCCTGCTCGGTGTGGCGACCCTGCTCGGGCAGGTGCCGAGGCCGCAGATGCATGCGGCGGGCGGCGGGCGTCCCGCGGCGGCGCCGCAGCCGGCGGCGAGGGTGGTGACGCGGGCCATCGCGAGGCTGCTCTACCTGCCGGCGCTCCTCGTCGCCGCGGCCATCCTGGTCAAGGGCTTCGTCGAGACCGGCGACGGCTTCTCCGCCGGGGTGGTGGGCGCTCTGGGCGTGCTGCTGCGCTACCTGGCTTACGGGCACGACGAGGCGAGGAAGCTCCTGCCCGTGCGTTACGCCACGGCCATAGCCTTCGCGGGGCTGCTCGTGGCCCTCTCGGTGGCTGCCGCGCCCCTGCTCTTCGGCGGGGCTCTCCTGACCCACTACCCGCCGCCCGGCGCCGAGCCCCTCCACCTCGGGACCCTGGAGGTGATGACCGCGGTGCTCTTCGACTTCGGGGTCTTCCTGCTGGTCTTTGGCTTCGCGGTAGGTGTGGTCTCGTACTTCGCCCGGACCATCGCCGTGAGGGAGCGCTACGCGACCGCGAGAGGGGGCAGGGAGCGGTGA
- a CDS encoding Crp/Fnr family transcriptional regulator has translation MRRTTPLNKDHISPARCGPALRLSLLRRVPLFARLDDAQLADVDGVFRERGYAAGERIYSGGDPAGTFYVVAVGKVKLVRPSAQGRDVLLEILGPGDTLGTVPMFGDDVYPDSAEAQTDCCLLAITAADLRTVVERYPPVAHTLLEVLSGQLRSAREAIRQASAGSVESRVAASLLKLADRLGSDRRGETLIQVPLTRQDLADMTGAQVETVSRVMSRWRKEGLIRSGRGWVAVVDRERLAAIAAGTPA, from the coding sequence CAAGGACCACATCTCCCCTGCGCGATGCGGCCCCGCCCTGCGCCTGTCGCTGCTGAGGCGGGTCCCGCTCTTCGCGCGGCTTGACGATGCGCAGCTCGCCGACGTCGACGGGGTCTTCCGGGAGCGCGGCTACGCGGCGGGGGAGAGGATCTACTCGGGCGGCGATCCCGCGGGGACCTTCTACGTGGTGGCCGTGGGGAAGGTCAAGCTGGTGCGCCCCTCCGCGCAGGGCCGGGACGTCCTGCTGGAGATCCTCGGTCCGGGCGACACCCTGGGCACGGTGCCGATGTTCGGAGACGACGTCTACCCGGACAGCGCCGAGGCGCAGACGGACTGCTGCCTGCTGGCGATCACCGCGGCCGACCTGCGGACGGTCGTCGAGCGCTACCCGCCCGTGGCGCACACCCTGCTCGAGGTGCTGAGCGGGCAGCTGCGCTCGGCGCGCGAGGCCATCCGGCAGGCGAGCGCCGGGTCCGTCGAGAGCCGCGTCGCAGCTTCCCTGCTGAAGCTCGCCGACCGGCTCGGCAGCGACCGCCGCGGCGAGACCCTGATCCAGGTCCCCCTGACCCGCCAGGATCTCGCCGACATGACCGGCGCACAGGTCGAGACGGTGAGCCGCGTCATGAGCCGGTGGCGCAAGGAGGGCCTGATCCGGAGCGGGCGCGGCTGGGTGGCGGTCGTAGACCGCGAACGCCTCGCCGCCATCGCCGCCGGGACCCCAGCCTGA
- a CDS encoding Na+/H+ antiporter subunit C: protein MILYSALVFATIFASGTFLLLQRDLLRVVVGIVLVSNSAVFFIISAGLTRGAAPVYPLESGPVSDPLVQAMALTALVIGFGVAGLLLAMVYRLYVSHGTVDGEEIAGHEMRQAEALERAERVPEGEEVPAEEQDAEPAREGREAR, encoded by the coding sequence GTGATCCTGTACTCCGCGCTGGTGTTCGCGACGATCTTCGCCTCCGGAACGTTCCTCCTGCTCCAGCGCGACCTCCTGCGGGTGGTCGTCGGGATAGTATTGGTCTCCAACTCGGCGGTCTTCTTCATCATCTCGGCCGGGCTCACGCGCGGCGCCGCCCCGGTCTATCCTCTGGAGTCCGGGCCGGTGAGCGACCCGCTGGTGCAGGCTATGGCCCTGACCGCCCTCGTCATAGGCTTCGGCGTCGCCGGCCTGCTCCTGGCGATGGTCTACCGGCTCTACGTCTCGCACGGCACGGTGGACGGGGAGGAGATAGCGGGTCACGAGATGCGCCAGGCCGAGGCCCTGGAACGCGCGGAGCGAGTCCCCGAGGGTGAGGAGGTGCCGGCGGAGGAGCAGGACGCGGAGCCGGCGCGCGAAGGGCGGGAGGCGCGGTGA
- a CDS encoding complex I subunit 5 family protein codes for MTGSAASHVLPVLPVGIPWVLAAVLALLDGRRRWVGLLAAGGLAASLASLFWLASVVLREGPVSTVAGGWPENVGISLRADALGAAFALVSVGVILASLLYELALGVRWRAFPALVLLVAAGLTGLFLTGDVFNFYVFFEISMTASFILTGYREADYQVRGAFVFAVVNLLGSVVFLIGIAALYSITGSLDMRIIAQRTDVLEPVSVIAVATLIFAAFFLKLGLFPFHFWLPAVYVGSHPPVAAILSGALANIGGYGLLRFGAGIMPRELELGSTAVLVLGSASIIYGALQAISRRDTSEVMAYSAIGQAGYVILALGVAGPVGYAAAVVYSVVNSLNKGIVFLAAGLRGPLVGGAFAVGAFSIAGVPPAAGFVAKIAVFKAAIAEGPLLASLALVALVFVGGALSFLYSFQVYQRRFMRPGDGGKPGPRAARLLVAALAALVVLLGIWPEPLVSLGEAAAAVLAGGSG; via the coding sequence GTGACGGGGTCGGCGGCGAGCCATGTCCTGCCCGTGCTGCCGGTCGGCATACCGTGGGTGCTGGCCGCCGTGCTGGCCCTTCTGGACGGCCGGCGCCGGTGGGTCGGGCTCCTCGCCGCCGGGGGGCTGGCAGCGAGCCTGGCCTCCCTGTTCTGGCTGGCCTCCGTGGTGCTGCGGGAGGGGCCGGTCTCCACGGTCGCGGGCGGGTGGCCGGAGAACGTGGGCATCTCGCTGCGCGCCGACGCTCTGGGCGCGGCCTTCGCGCTCGTCTCCGTCGGGGTGATCCTGGCCTCGCTGCTCTACGAGCTCGCTCTCGGGGTGCGCTGGCGGGCCTTCCCGGCGCTGGTGCTGCTCGTCGCCGCGGGGCTCACGGGGCTCTTCCTCACCGGGGACGTCTTCAACTTCTACGTGTTCTTCGAGATCTCCATGACCGCCTCCTTCATCCTGACCGGCTACCGGGAGGCGGACTACCAGGTGAGGGGGGCCTTCGTCTTCGCGGTGGTCAACCTCCTCGGGTCGGTGGTGTTCCTCATCGGGATCGCGGCGCTCTACAGCATCACCGGCAGCCTGGACATGCGGATCATCGCCCAGAGGACGGACGTGCTGGAGCCGGTCTCGGTGATCGCCGTTGCGACCTTGATCTTCGCGGCGTTCTTCTTGAAGCTGGGCCTCTTCCCGTTCCACTTCTGGCTGCCGGCGGTCTACGTGGGCAGCCACCCGCCGGTGGCCGCGATCCTCTCGGGCGCCCTGGCGAACATCGGGGGCTACGGCCTGCTGCGCTTCGGCGCCGGCATCATGCCGCGCGAGCTGGAGCTCGGCTCGACGGCCGTGCTGGTCCTCGGGAGCGCGAGCATAATCTACGGGGCGCTGCAGGCGATCTCGCGCCGCGACACCTCGGAGGTGATGGCCTACTCCGCGATCGGGCAGGCCGGCTACGTCATCTTGGCGCTGGGCGTCGCCGGCCCCGTGGGGTACGCGGCGGCCGTCGTCTACTCGGTCGTGAACTCGCTGAACAAGGGGATCGTCTTCCTCGCCGCCGGGCTGCGCGGACCGCTGGTCGGCGGGGCCTTCGCCGTCGGCGCGTTCTCCATCGCTGGCGTGCCCCCGGCGGCCGGGTTCGTCGCCAAGATAGCGGTCTTCAAGGCGGCCATCGCCGAGGGGCCGCTCCTCGCTAGTTTGGCCCTGGTCGCCCTCGTCTTCGTCGGCGGGGCGCTGTCCTTCCTGTACTCGTTCCAGGTCTACCAGCGGCGCTTTATGAGGCCGGGGGACGGGGGCAAGCCGGGCCCGCGGGCGGCGCGCTTGCTGGTGGCGGCTCTGGCGGCCCTCGTGGTGCTCCTGGGGATCTGGCCGGAGCCGCTGGTCTCCTTGGGCGAGGCGGCGGCCGCCGTGCTGGCGGGGGGCTCGGGATGA
- a CDS encoding Na+/H+ antiporter subunit E has translation MTRYLAAVALLTLVYALALGSFSPPDLLAGAGLSAALLFASRRFVFGEGGAEAGPDGRGPGLLRRAVAFVPFAAVVFRNILVGTWKVALVTLGLRPLVRPGIVAVPIGERTPTGIAVWAVITGLPPGSFFADVDGERGVVLIHVLDARDPDAYRREQEEFYRRYQSKVFP, from the coding sequence ATGACGCGCTACCTCGCGGCGGTCGCGCTGCTCACCCTCGTCTACGCGCTCGCTCTGGGGAGCTTCAGCCCCCCCGACCTGCTGGCCGGCGCGGGGCTCTCGGCCGCGCTGCTCTTTGCCTCCCGGCGCTTCGTCTTCGGTGAGGGCGGCGCGGAGGCGGGGCCGGACGGCCGGGGACCCGGCCTGCTCCGGCGGGCGGTGGCCTTCGTGCCGTTCGCCGCCGTCGTCTTCCGGAACATACTGGTCGGCACGTGGAAGGTCGCGCTTGTGACGCTGGGGCTGAGGCCGCTGGTAAGGCCGGGCATAGTGGCCGTCCCCATAGGCGAGAGGACGCCCACGGGGATAGCGGTCTGGGCGGTGATCACGGGGCTCCCGCCGGGCTCCTTCTTCGCGGACGTGGACGGGGAGCGGGGGGTCGTCTTGATCCACGTCCTCGACGCCCGGGACCCCGATGCCTACCGCCGAGAGCAGGAGGAGTTCTACCGCCGCTACCAGAGCAAGGTCTTCCCGTGA
- the mnhG gene encoding monovalent cation/H(+) antiporter subunit G has translation MGAYLADALVVLGLFVMTVGVYGVVRMPDTYTRLHAASKAVFLGVISLCASSAVTGNPDIIYRAILISAFLIVTTPISSFVIARSALLRGERMETPGALDESDAEPPGAQDR, from the coding sequence GTGGGCGCCTACCTGGCCGACGCCTTGGTGGTGCTGGGCCTCTTCGTCATGACCGTCGGGGTCTACGGCGTCGTCAGGATGCCCGACACCTACACCCGGCTGCACGCGGCGAGCAAGGCGGTGTTCCTGGGCGTGATCTCCCTGTGCGCCTCCTCGGCCGTGACCGGAAACCCGGACATAATCTACCGGGCGATACTCATATCGGCGTTCCTCATCGTCACCACGCCCATCTCTTCGTTCGTGATCGCGCGGTCCGCCCTGCTGCGCGGGGAGAGGATGGAGACGCCCGGCGCCCTCGACGAGTCGGACGCGGAGCCGCCGGGGGCGCAGGATCGTTGA
- a CDS encoding monovalent cation/H+ antiporter complex subunit F: protein MHEIVFYLAFAWMTVLLVVSVAAVVRPRSTASRILALDMLTLILVALLVLYSAANRSPYYMDAALVLALLAFVSTLVLARYHGERRVF, encoded by the coding sequence TTGCACGAGATAGTCTTCTACCTCGCCTTCGCCTGGATGACCGTCCTGCTCGTCGTGAGCGTGGCGGCCGTGGTCCGGCCGCGCTCGACGGCGAGCAGGATCCTGGCGCTCGACATGCTGACCCTGATACTCGTGGCCCTGCTGGTGCTCTACTCCGCCGCGAATCGCTCCCCCTACTACATGGACGCGGCGCTCGTCCTCGCCCTCCTGGCGTTCGTCTCCACCCTGGTCCTCGCCCGCTACCACGGCGAGAGGAGGGTGTTCTAG
- a CDS encoding NADPH-dependent F420 reductase, translating to MRVTIIGTGNMARGIGTRLLAGGHEVTLLGTEAGKAEGLARELGGSARAGAVGDPVEGEVVVLAVPYEAAGEVVRSYGEELSGKVVVDITNPVDWQTLDGLVTPPESSAAEEIQGSAHEGARVVKAFNTTFAGTLVEGRVAGQPLDVFIAGDDGEAKETVAHLARDGGLVAIDAGPLRRARELERLAFLGITLQQPLGLNFRSAWKLIS from the coding sequence ATGCGGGTCACGATAATCGGGACGGGGAACATGGCGCGCGGGATCGGGACGCGGCTCCTGGCCGGCGGCCACGAGGTCACGCTGCTCGGCACGGAGGCGGGCAAGGCCGAGGGGCTGGCTAGGGAGCTCGGGGGTTCCGCGCGGGCCGGCGCGGTCGGGGACCCCGTCGAGGGCGAGGTCGTCGTCCTCGCCGTCCCCTACGAGGCCGCCGGAGAGGTGGTTCGGAGCTACGGGGAGGAGCTCTCCGGCAAGGTGGTCGTGGACATCACCAACCCCGTGGACTGGCAGACCCTCGACGGGCTCGTCACGCCGCCCGAGAGCTCGGCCGCCGAGGAGATCCAGGGGTCGGCCCACGAGGGCGCGCGGGTCGTCAAGGCGTTCAACACCACGTTCGCGGGCACGCTGGTCGAGGGGCGGGTCGCGGGGCAGCCGCTGGACGTCTTCATCGCCGGCGACGACGGCGAGGCCAAGGAGACGGTGGCGCATCTCGCGCGCGACGGCGGGCTCGTGGCGATAGACGCGGGGCCCCTGCGCCGGGCGCGGGAGCTGGAGAGGCTCGCTTTCCTGGGGATTACGCTCCAGCAGCCGCTCGGCCTAAACTTCCGGAGCGCCTGGAAGCTCATAAGCTAG
- a CDS encoding heavy-metal-associated domain-containing protein, producing the protein MKTLLRSNELSCPSCIKKIERSLKALDGVSEATVHFTTGRIEVEHDPERVGPEALVEAVRSAGYNSRVAPF; encoded by the coding sequence ATGAAGACGCTGCTGCGAAGCAACGAGCTGTCGTGCCCCTCGTGCATCAAGAAGATCGAGCGTTCGCTCAAGGCGCTCGACGGCGTCTCGGAGGCGACCGTCCACTTCACGACCGGGCGTATCGAGGTGGAGCACGACCCGGAGCGGGTCGGGCCCGAGGCGCTCGTGGAGGCGGTCCGCTCGGCGGGTTACAACTCCAGGGTCGCGCCGTTCTGA
- a CDS encoding VOC family protein, producing MSQHGHRADTEPAAGLLPATLRLGAVHLTVTDLDRSVAFYEGAIGLRLHRREGGVAAMGAGGEDLLVLHEEPRARRAGRHAGLYHYALLFPTREELARAALRLAATRTPIQGASDHGTHEAIYIPDPDGNGIELAADRPRERWPSPPAYAGGPHPLDLEGLLSAVAGEESRREAAPGLAIGHLHLHVGDLERGLRFYRDVLGFEQKALIPGAAAFVSAGGYHHHLGFNIWRGAGVPPAPEDRVGLRHWTIVLEKAEEVEAVRERVWAAGIQTEDAQGGFLVRDPWRIAVRFSARE from the coding sequence ATGAGCCAGCACGGACACAGAGCCGACACGGAGCCGGCCGCGGGGCTGCTGCCCGCGACGCTCCGCCTCGGGGCCGTCCACCTCACCGTCACCGACCTCGACCGCTCGGTCGCCTTCTACGAGGGCGCCATAGGCCTGAGGCTGCACCGCAGGGAGGGCGGGGTGGCGGCGATGGGGGCGGGAGGGGAGGACCTGCTCGTTCTCCACGAGGAGCCCCGGGCGCGGCGCGCCGGGCGCCACGCGGGGCTCTACCACTACGCGCTGCTCTTCCCCACGCGCGAGGAACTGGCCCGCGCCGCGCTGCGGCTCGCGGCGACGCGCACCCCCATACAGGGCGCCTCCGACCACGGCACGCACGAGGCGATCTACATCCCCGACCCCGACGGCAACGGCATCGAGCTCGCCGCCGACAGGCCGCGCGAGAGGTGGCCGAGCCCGCCGGCCTACGCCGGCGGCCCCCACCCCCTCGACCTTGAGGGCCTGCTCTCCGCCGTAGCCGGCGAGGAGTCCCGCCGCGAGGCCGCGCCGGGGCTCGCGATCGGCCACCTCCACCTGCACGTCGGCGACCTGGAGCGGGGCCTGCGCTTCTACCGCGACGTGCTCGGCTTCGAGCAGAAGGCCCTCATACCCGGCGCCGCCGCGTTCGTCTCGGCCGGCGGCTACCACCACCACCTCGGCTTCAACATCTGGCGCGGGGCGGGCGTCCCGCCCGCCCCCGAGGACAGGGTCGGCCTGCGCCACTGGACCATCGTCCTCGAGAAGGCCGAAGAGGTCGAGGCGGTGCGAGAGCGCGTGTGGGCGGCGGGGATCCAGACCGAGGACGCGCAAGGCGGGTTCCTCGTGCGCGATCCCTGGAGGATCGCGGTGCGCTTCAGCGCCCGCGAGTAA
- a CDS encoding heavy metal translocating P-type ATPase produces the protein MRHLKRLWRDPARRRLALTVSSGALIGASLMAGHGPGPESAAYPLMVAAALVAGSDIASRAWSSLRARHVGIELLVTIAAGGALVIGEAWEAAAVTFLFLLGATLEAHTMERTRRTLRGLLELAPESAVVLRGGRQVEVPPQSVARGEVVIVRPGATIPVDGVVVGGRASVDEHAVTGESLAVEKGAGAPVYAGAIVQDGLLRVRAEGVGAETTLARIIRRVEEAQEERVPVQRFIDRFARWYTPAIIGLSAAAGTLTGDVRLALTLLVIGCPGALVIAAPVAVVAGIGRAAQRGILIKGGAHLERAGEITALALDKTGTLTEGRPRLTEVVALSPAPALAGGGALTGADGSPWDAARQEVLRWAAAAESGSEHPLARPIVEAAGELGPVPQAEGARISAGRGITATYGDHIIAVGTPGLMEELGIEVSDEARAVLERLRRGGRTAVLVALDGLILGVLGIADTLRAGAREAVEGLRRAGVRRIEMLTGDNLQTARAIAGAAGVDAVHAELLPDEKLERIRELQRERHVVAMVGDGINDAPALAAADVGIAMGAAGTDVAIETAPVALMGDDLGRLPEAVRLSRATLRVIRQNLAVALLTVTGLLLGVLAGHVDMAGGMLVHQLSVLLVVLNGVRLLRA, from the coding sequence ATGCGACATCTCAAGCGTCTGTGGCGCGACCCGGCCCGGCGCCGCCTGGCTCTGACGGTCTCCAGCGGAGCCCTGATCGGGGCCTCGCTGATGGCCGGGCACGGGCCCGGTCCGGAGTCTGCTGCTTACCCGTTGATGGTCGCCGCGGCGCTCGTCGCCGGATCGGACATCGCCTCGAGGGCGTGGAGCTCGCTGCGCGCCCGCCACGTCGGCATCGAGCTGCTGGTCACCATCGCAGCGGGGGGCGCCCTCGTCATAGGGGAGGCGTGGGAGGCGGCGGCGGTCACCTTCCTGTTCCTTCTTGGCGCCACGCTGGAGGCGCACACCATGGAGCGCACGCGCCGGACGCTCCGGGGCCTCCTGGAGCTCGCGCCGGAGAGCGCGGTGGTGCTGCGCGGCGGGCGGCAGGTGGAGGTCCCCCCCCAGTCGGTGGCCCGGGGCGAGGTGGTCATCGTCAGGCCCGGCGCCACTATCCCGGTGGACGGCGTGGTGGTTGGCGGCCGGGCCTCCGTGGACGAGCACGCCGTCACGGGCGAGTCGCTCGCGGTGGAGAAGGGGGCGGGGGCGCCGGTCTACGCGGGCGCGATCGTGCAGGACGGGCTGCTGCGGGTGCGGGCCGAGGGCGTCGGTGCCGAAACCACGCTGGCGCGGATCATCCGGCGCGTGGAGGAGGCGCAGGAGGAGCGCGTGCCGGTGCAGCGCTTCATAGACCGCTTCGCCCGCTGGTACACCCCGGCGATCATCGGGCTCAGCGCCGCCGCCGGGACGCTGACGGGCGACGTGCGCCTGGCGCTCACGCTGCTCGTGATCGGCTGTCCGGGCGCCCTGGTGATCGCGGCGCCGGTGGCCGTGGTGGCGGGTATCGGTCGCGCGGCGCAGCGCGGCATCCTCATCAAGGGCGGAGCACACCTGGAGCGGGCGGGGGAGATCACAGCGCTGGCCCTGGACAAGACCGGCACGCTCACCGAAGGCCGCCCGCGCCTGACCGAGGTGGTGGCGCTGTCTCCCGCCCCGGCGCTCGCCGGCGGCGGGGCTCTCACGGGGGCGGACGGCTCACCGTGGGACGCGGCCCGGCAGGAGGTGCTGCGCTGGGCCGCGGCAGCCGAGTCCGGCTCCGAGCATCCCCTCGCGCGGCCCATCGTGGAGGCGGCTGGGGAGCTGGGCCCGGTCCCACAGGCAGAGGGCGCGAGGATCTCCGCCGGACGCGGCATCACGGCCACCTACGGGGATCACATCATCGCCGTCGGGACCCCCGGTCTCATGGAGGAGCTTGGGATCGAGGTGTCGGATGAGGCCCGGGCGGTCCTCGAGCGGCTCCGCCGCGGCGGACGCACGGCGGTGCTCGTGGCCCTCGACGGCCTGATCTTGGGCGTCCTCGGCATCGCCGATACCCTCCGGGCCGGCGCTCGCGAGGCGGTCGAAGGGTTGCGCCGTGCGGGTGTCCGGCGCATCGAGATGCTCACCGGCGACAACCTGCAGACGGCGCGTGCGATCGCCGGGGCCGCGGGGGTCGATGCGGTGCATGCGGAGCTGTTGCCCGACGAGAAGCTGGAGCGCATCCGGGAGCTGCAGCGTGAGAGACACGTCGTCGCCATGGTCGGAGACGGCATCAACGACGCGCCCGCCCTCGCCGCCGCCGACGTCGGGATCGCCATGGGCGCTGCCGGCACCGACGTAGCGATCGAGACCGCCCCCGTGGCGCTGATGGGCGATGACCTGGGGCGACTGCCCGAGGCGGTCCGCCTCTCGCGGGCCACGCTGCGCGTGATCCGCCAGAACCTCGCAGTGGCGCTGCTGACCGTGACCGGGTTGCTGCTGGGCGTGCTGGCCGGCCACGTGGATATGGCCGGCGGGATGCTCGTTCACCAGCTCTCGGTGCTCCTGGTCGTGCTAAACGGCGTGCGCCTGCTGCGGGCCTGA